One Peptostreptococcus equinus genomic window carries:
- a CDS encoding ABC transporter ATP-binding protein, which translates to MISAFNLVKTFYKYEAVKNTSNQKFKIKNKTIKKEFNAVDGISFKVNKGEILGILGPNGAGKTTLLRMLGGILTPTNGNIEINGIKSNNNINEFKSQIGYLSGNTKLYGKLTPRELLRIFGKLYTMNEVELEKSIENICKLLDMDTFIDQRIANLSTGQTQRVSIARCLIHSPQIYIFDEPTLGLDVISSRDIISFMKKEKDNGKTVLYSTHYLEEAETLCDRIIFIHNGKIIAQGSPKELKDNTYTDNLRDAFIKIADIGGDVFEL; encoded by the coding sequence TTGATTAGTGCATTTAATTTAGTGAAAACATTTTATAAGTATGAAGCAGTTAAAAATACTTCAAATCAGAAGTTTAAAATCAAAAATAAAACTATAAAAAAAGAATTCAATGCCGTGGATGGCATTAGTTTTAAAGTGAATAAAGGAGAAATACTTGGAATTTTAGGACCTAATGGAGCAGGAAAAACAACTTTATTAAGAATGTTAGGAGGTATACTTACTCCAACTAATGGGAATATAGAAATAAATGGTATAAAATCCAATAATAATATTAATGAATTTAAATCTCAAATAGGATATTTATCTGGGAATACAAAACTATATGGAAAACTAACACCAAGAGAGTTGTTAAGAATATTTGGTAAGTTATACACTATGAATGAAGTGGAGCTAGAAAAATCAATAGAGAATATTTGCAAACTTTTGGATATGGATACTTTTATAGATCAAAGGATAGCAAATCTTTCTACTGGACAAACTCAAAGAGTGTCTATTGCTAGATGTTTGATACATTCACCACAAATATATATATTCGATGAACCTACTCTTGGACTAGATGTTATCAGTAGCCGCGATATAATTTCTTTTATGAAAAAAGAAAAGGATAATGGCAAAACAGTTCTTTATTCTACACATTATTTAGAAGAAGCTGAAACTTTATGTGACAGGATAATTTTTATACATAATGGAAAAATTATAGCTCAGGGGAGTCCAAAAGAATTAAAAGATAATACATATACAGATAATCTCAGAGACGCTTTTATAAAAATAGCAGATATAGGAGGTGATGTCTTTGAACTTTAG